The Thiogranum longum genome includes a region encoding these proteins:
- a CDS encoding NUDIX hydrolase: MDKRKIIYTGNVVDLGIETVTLPTGDSMELEVVRHPGGAAIVAIDGQQRVCMLRQFRHAAGGWLWELPAGKIDAPESPDNTAKRELREEAGLTAEHWQSLGSFLSTPGFCDERIYLYLATTLHTTDSEPHPHEVIEVHWMPFSEALDMCDRNEIEDGKTLLGLARAAGKAGIVAGQQETL, encoded by the coding sequence ATGGATAAACGGAAAATTATTTATACGGGCAACGTAGTGGATCTTGGCATTGAAACCGTCACCTTACCCACTGGCGACAGCATGGAACTGGAAGTTGTTCGTCACCCGGGCGGGGCGGCAATTGTCGCTATCGACGGTCAACAACGGGTCTGCATGCTACGCCAGTTCCGCCATGCGGCCGGTGGCTGGCTGTGGGAATTGCCCGCCGGGAAAATCGATGCCCCGGAATCGCCGGATAACACCGCAAAACGGGAACTCCGGGAAGAAGCCGGTCTCACCGCAGAACACTGGCAATCGCTTGGGAGCTTTCTCTCTACGCCGGGTTTCTGTGACGAACGCATATACCTTTACCTGGCAACCACGCTGCACACCACAGACAGCGAACCCCATCCGCACGAAGTGATTGAAGTTCACTGGATGCCTTTCAGTGAAGCACTGGATATGTGCGACCGCAATGAAATCGAAGATGGAAAGACCTTGCTGGGCCTGGCGCGCGCAGCGGGAAAAGCGGGTATCGTGGCCGGTCAACAGGAGACGCTGTGA
- a CDS encoding NUDIX hydrolase encodes MKFCSNCGESVVLRIPEGDNRERFVCDNCHTIHYQNPNIVAGCIPEWEGRILLCKRAIEPRYGLWTLPAGFMENGETTEQAAMRETHEEAGANVEITSLYGLFSIPHISQVYMLYHGFLVNGAYEAGCESLECRLFNEQDIPWDKLAFPVVRETLQRFFADRKHGKDLPLQRGEIIKHPKRES; translated from the coding sequence GTGAAATTTTGTAGCAACTGCGGTGAATCAGTCGTGCTTCGTATACCGGAAGGCGACAACCGTGAACGTTTTGTCTGTGACAACTGCCACACCATTCACTACCAGAATCCAAATATCGTTGCCGGCTGTATCCCTGAGTGGGAAGGACGCATCCTGTTGTGCAAACGCGCAATTGAACCGCGCTACGGCCTGTGGACACTGCCAGCCGGCTTTATGGAAAATGGCGAAACCACCGAGCAGGCCGCGATGCGGGAAACGCATGAGGAAGCTGGCGCAAACGTCGAGATTACCAGCCTGTATGGTCTTTTCAGCATCCCGCACATCAGCCAGGTTTACATGCTGTACCACGGCTTCCTGGTAAACGGAGCGTACGAAGCTGGCTGCGAAAGCCTGGAATGCCGGTTATTTAACGAGCAGGACATCCCCTGGGACAAACTCGCTTTCCCGGTGGTCAGGGAAACCCTCCAGCGCTTTTTTGCCGACAGAAAACACGGCAAGGACCTGCCACTTCAACGTGGCGAAATCATCAAGCACCCCAAACGAGAATCCTGA
- a CDS encoding PilZ domain-containing protein → MEHRCSVRKPMEFQLMLYKHGLPVQSAVSRNLGLGGMLIDTGTTTWRKNEYLEVEFICAGGGPGMRVPAVVVHQSSRGAGLMFDGISAEQRRRLRAWLFSHDRSEKGASSLAVA, encoded by the coding sequence ATGGAACACCGATGCAGTGTTCGCAAGCCGATGGAGTTTCAGTTGATGCTCTACAAACACGGGCTACCCGTGCAGAGCGCAGTGAGCCGGAACCTGGGGCTTGGAGGCATGTTGATCGACACCGGCACCACAACGTGGCGGAAGAACGAATATCTCGAAGTTGAATTCATTTGTGCTGGTGGCGGCCCGGGTATGCGTGTGCCGGCGGTCGTCGTGCACCAGTCCAGTCGCGGCGCTGGCCTGATGTTCGATGGTATCAGTGCTGAGCAGCGGCGACGTTTGCGGGCCTGGTTGTTCAGCCACGATCGCAGCGAGAAAGGTGCAAGCTCACTGGCTGTCGCCTGA
- the putA gene encoding bifunctional proline dehydrogenase/L-glutamate gamma-semialdehyde dehydrogenase PutA: MSASVHPYSDDVMRSAIRAANTGDEHLYLEQYLAEARLDPDSVRRIQAGARKLAVAARQKVQQSTGVDAFMGEYDLSSEEGVLLMCLAEALLRIPDDETSERLIADRLARGQWDVHLGASSSLLVNASTWGLLLTGQMLSPDILKSGAENLLLKMVARIGEPLARVVIQQAMRLLAGQFVMGRNMREALQRTDDYPSATLFSFDCLGEAALSLGDVTGYMESYQDAIQQLGRVVEDSLPLNRQPGISIKLSALHPRYEFAQRERVLKELLPRLKLLAEHAACVGIGMTIDAEEADRLELSLDLFERLVTDVPHHWQGLGLAVQAYQKRAFPVLKWLSALAQQQGCRIPVRLVKGAYWDSEIKRAQQTGLPGYPVFTRKAATDVSYLACARLLLQLPECFYPQFATHNALTLAWIAEIAAGREYELQRLHGMGDALYALLQSDNEAPPVRVYAPVGSYESLLPYLVRRLLENGANSSFVNALTDPECSIDSLIQDPCERIQKVDASPHPQIPLPVDLYGPERRNSRGLDLSAPDVVESLLEQVAVAGNECWCAAASAGGDIVEGSPRALFSPADPDDQTGEVHEADATIAGKALELAAAVAPEWDAQGGVARAACLLRAADLIEAQMPVLMAMVVREGGRTLPDALSEVREAIDFCRYYAHCASEEFEHPIVLPGPTGEQNTLELHGRGVFACISPWNFPLAIFTGQIAAALAAGNAVLAKPARQTALVAGRVVALLHEAGVPRDVLSFLPGSGAEIGRILMADSRLAGVAFTGSTGTARTLQQQLAERGGAIIPLIAETGGQNVMIADSSALIEQLVRDVIQSAFNSAGQRCSALRVLFLQDAIAGRTEQMLSSAMDELRIGDPMHLSTDIGPLIDRSALKGLEPHIARMNKEALRLKRIDPPRNLPGSFSALHVYRIRELAQLDQEVFGPVLHVIHFSANRLDNVIEAVNATGYGLTLGVHSRIESTWARVCERARVGNLYINRNMIGAVVGSQPFGGEGLSGTGPKAGGPRYLHRFATERTRSVNISAMGGNSGLLNLSDE, translated from the coding sequence ATGTCTGCTTCAGTACACCCCTATTCCGATGACGTGATGAGATCGGCCATTCGAGCCGCCAATACGGGTGATGAACACCTGTATCTTGAACAGTATCTGGCTGAGGCAAGGCTGGATCCGGACAGTGTACGGCGTATCCAGGCAGGGGCCAGGAAACTCGCAGTGGCTGCGCGCCAGAAGGTACAACAGAGCACAGGCGTGGACGCCTTCATGGGGGAGTATGACCTGTCCTCGGAAGAGGGTGTGTTGCTTATGTGCCTGGCCGAGGCATTGTTGCGCATACCGGATGACGAAACCTCGGAGCGGCTGATTGCAGACCGGCTGGCACGCGGTCAATGGGATGTACATCTTGGCGCAAGCTCTTCACTGCTGGTCAATGCCTCGACCTGGGGTTTGTTGCTGACCGGCCAGATGTTGTCTCCCGATATATTGAAGTCCGGTGCAGAAAACCTGCTACTCAAGATGGTGGCGCGTATCGGTGAACCGCTCGCGAGGGTGGTAATACAACAGGCAATGCGCCTGCTTGCCGGTCAGTTTGTCATGGGGCGTAATATGCGTGAGGCATTGCAGCGTACCGATGATTATCCATCCGCTACGCTTTTCTCCTTCGATTGTCTCGGAGAAGCAGCGTTGTCGCTGGGAGATGTCACGGGTTATATGGAGTCGTACCAGGACGCTATTCAGCAGTTGGGCCGGGTAGTGGAGGATAGCCTCCCGCTTAACCGGCAGCCGGGAATTTCCATTAAGCTGTCCGCGTTACATCCTCGCTATGAATTTGCTCAACGTGAACGTGTACTGAAGGAATTATTGCCACGGCTGAAATTACTTGCAGAACACGCAGCCTGCGTGGGTATCGGCATGACGATAGACGCAGAGGAGGCTGACAGACTGGAGTTATCGCTGGATTTGTTTGAACGTCTGGTTACCGATGTTCCGCATCACTGGCAAGGTCTGGGGCTGGCAGTGCAGGCCTATCAGAAGCGCGCCTTTCCTGTCCTGAAATGGTTGTCTGCACTGGCGCAGCAGCAGGGTTGCCGAATTCCTGTGCGACTGGTTAAAGGCGCTTACTGGGACAGTGAAATCAAACGTGCGCAGCAAACAGGGTTGCCGGGCTACCCGGTCTTTACCCGCAAGGCGGCGACCGATGTGTCTTACCTTGCCTGTGCTCGCCTGCTATTACAGCTGCCAGAGTGTTTTTACCCCCAGTTTGCGACCCATAACGCATTAACACTTGCCTGGATTGCTGAAATCGCCGCTGGTCGTGAGTATGAACTGCAACGCCTGCATGGTATGGGGGATGCACTTTATGCGCTATTGCAGTCTGATAACGAAGCGCCACCCGTACGGGTCTATGCGCCGGTCGGGAGTTATGAATCACTGTTGCCTTATCTGGTGCGTCGATTGCTGGAAAACGGTGCCAACAGTTCGTTTGTCAATGCGCTTACCGATCCCGAATGCAGTATCGATTCACTGATCCAGGACCCCTGTGAGCGAATACAGAAGGTAGATGCCTCCCCGCACCCACAGATACCGTTACCTGTCGATTTGTACGGGCCTGAGCGCAGGAACTCGCGGGGACTGGATCTGAGTGCACCGGATGTTGTGGAGTCACTGCTTGAGCAGGTGGCAGTGGCAGGCAATGAATGCTGGTGCGCGGCAGCAAGTGCCGGAGGTGACATAGTGGAAGGCAGCCCACGTGCACTGTTTAGTCCCGCAGATCCTGATGATCAGACGGGTGAGGTTCATGAGGCAGATGCGACAATAGCAGGCAAGGCACTGGAACTGGCAGCGGCCGTTGCGCCAGAGTGGGACGCGCAGGGGGGGGTAGCGCGGGCTGCATGTCTTTTACGTGCAGCAGATCTGATCGAAGCACAAATGCCGGTATTGATGGCAATGGTGGTGCGTGAAGGGGGGCGAACACTGCCAGATGCCCTTTCTGAAGTACGCGAAGCGATTGATTTTTGTCGCTACTACGCGCACTGCGCCAGTGAGGAGTTCGAACATCCGATCGTTCTGCCCGGACCAACGGGTGAGCAAAATACGCTCGAATTGCATGGGCGCGGTGTGTTTGCCTGCATCAGTCCGTGGAACTTTCCGTTGGCCATTTTCACAGGACAGATTGCTGCGGCACTGGCGGCGGGAAATGCCGTGCTGGCCAAGCCCGCGCGGCAGACAGCACTGGTTGCAGGACGCGTGGTTGCCCTGTTGCATGAGGCGGGAGTCCCGCGTGACGTGTTGAGCTTCCTGCCCGGCAGTGGTGCAGAAATCGGACGGATTTTGATGGCTGATAGCAGGTTGGCCGGTGTGGCGTTTACAGGCTCAACCGGGACGGCCAGGACATTACAACAGCAACTCGCGGAACGGGGGGGAGCAATTATCCCGTTGATTGCTGAAACGGGCGGACAAAATGTCATGATTGCAGACAGTTCAGCGCTAATCGAACAACTGGTACGTGACGTTATTCAGTCAGCATTTAATAGCGCCGGCCAGCGTTGTTCGGCATTGCGTGTATTGTTCCTGCAGGATGCCATCGCAGGGCGTACGGAACAGATGCTGTCCAGCGCTATGGATGAATTGCGTATTGGTGACCCGATGCATTTATCCACCGATATCGGGCCACTGATAGACCGGTCTGCCCTGAAGGGGCTGGAACCGCACATCGCACGTATGAACAAGGAGGCGCTGCGTTTGAAACGTATTGATCCTCCTCGAAATCTGCCCGGTAGTTTCAGCGCGCTCCATGTGTATCGCATCAGGGAGCTGGCACAGCTCGACCAGGAAGTATTCGGCCCGGTGCTGCATGTCATTCACTTCAGCGCAAACAGGCTCGACAATGTCATAGAGGCCGTTAATGCGACAGGATACGGTCTGACGCTTGGTGTACACAGCCGTATTGAATCAACGTGGGCGCGAGTCTGTGAACGTGCCCGCGTCGGGAATCTCTATATAAACAGAAACATGATCGGCGCCGTGGTGGGATCGCAGCCTTTCGGTGGAGAAGGGTTGTCCGGTACCGGGCCAAAGGCCGGTGGTCCGCGTTACCTGCACCGCTTTGCGACAGAGCGAACACGTAGTGTAAATATATCTGCAATGGGCGGGAACAGTGGCTTACTGAACCTGTCTGACGAATAA
- a CDS encoding chalcone isomerase family protein: MLKYLRILFYFSLIATPLLAQAVTKVAGIDVSGSCSLDGQSMKLNGAGIRSKYFIKIYVGVLCLEHPAHDPATILAASGAKRMQMNMLYKEVDAEKITEGWTEGFRTNLDKATFSRLEPRLKQFNTLFPALHKGDVVNMDYLPGRGTGLVINGKSLGVIEGEDFFNALLQVWIGRHPADKSLKKGLLGK; the protein is encoded by the coding sequence ATGCTGAAATACCTGCGCATCCTGTTTTATTTTAGTCTGATTGCCACCCCCCTGCTTGCACAGGCAGTGACAAAGGTTGCAGGAATCGATGTGAGTGGAAGTTGCAGCCTGGACGGCCAGTCAATGAAGCTCAACGGTGCCGGCATCCGTAGTAAATATTTTATCAAGATCTATGTAGGTGTCCTGTGTCTTGAGCATCCCGCGCATGACCCCGCAACAATACTGGCAGCATCTGGCGCCAAACGCATGCAGATGAATATGCTGTACAAGGAAGTCGATGCTGAAAAAATCACTGAAGGCTGGACAGAAGGCTTTCGTACCAACCTCGACAAAGCAACGTTCTCACGCCTGGAGCCCCGGCTGAAACAGTTCAATACCCTGTTCCCCGCACTGCACAAAGGTGATGTCGTCAATATGGATTACCTGCCCGGGCGCGGTACCGGGCTGGTGATCAACGGCAAGTCCCTTGGCGTAATAGAAGGTGAGGATTTTTTTAACGCCTTACTCCAGGTCTGGATAGGCAGGCACCCTGCCGACAAGTCACTGAAAAAAGGTCTGCTCGGAAAATAA
- a CDS encoding D-2-hydroxyacid dehydrogenase: MHGVVLDVDSLHPPDLDLQPVCTQLVPCHLYPHTDAEQVQERITGAQVVITNKVALTADHIQSSPALKLICVAATGTNNIDLEAATRAGIQVCNARDYATASVVEHVFALLLTLTRRLDRYRDCVRRGDWYKSQEFCVFDEPIGQLSGQTLGIIGYGTLGKAVAQAAQAFSMNVQVAQSLQGTAQPGRVALESLLATSDVISLHCPLSDTTRGLIGAAELSSMKPGAILINTARGGIVDEQALVDALQQKAIHAAAIDVLADEPPQKDHPLLNLQSPRLIVTPHVAWASQTARQQLIDELAKNITAFLRGRPRNLVN; encoded by the coding sequence ATGCACGGCGTTGTGCTCGACGTGGACAGTCTGCATCCACCGGACCTTGACCTGCAGCCCGTGTGCACACAGCTTGTCCCCTGCCACCTGTACCCGCATACCGACGCGGAACAGGTGCAGGAACGCATTACCGGCGCACAGGTCGTTATCACCAACAAGGTCGCGCTGACGGCAGACCATATACAGTCCAGCCCGGCACTGAAACTGATTTGTGTTGCCGCAACCGGCACCAATAATATAGACCTCGAGGCTGCAACACGTGCCGGAATCCAGGTCTGTAATGCCAGGGATTATGCCACTGCGTCAGTTGTCGAACATGTTTTTGCGCTACTGCTTACCCTGACGCGCCGGCTCGATCGCTACCGCGATTGCGTACGCCGGGGTGACTGGTACAAAAGCCAGGAGTTTTGTGTCTTTGACGAACCCATCGGACAACTGTCCGGCCAGACGCTGGGGATCATTGGCTACGGCACACTGGGCAAGGCGGTCGCGCAGGCTGCGCAGGCATTTTCCATGAACGTACAGGTTGCACAAAGCCTGCAGGGTACAGCACAGCCCGGTCGCGTGGCACTGGAATCATTACTGGCAACCTCGGACGTCATCAGTCTGCACTGCCCGCTCAGCGATACAACCCGCGGGTTGATCGGCGCAGCCGAACTCAGCAGCATGAAACCCGGCGCAATACTCATTAATACCGCGCGCGGCGGCATAGTCGATGAACAGGCCCTGGTTGATGCCCTTCAGCAAAAGGCTATCCACGCTGCTGCTATCGATGTACTTGCCGATGAGCCACCGCAAAAAGACCATCCTTTGCTTAACCTTCAGTCACCTCGGCTTATTGTCACGCCGCACGTCGCCTGGGCAAGTCAAACAGCCAGACAACAGCTCATTGACGAACTGGCAAAAAACATCACTGCATTCCTGCGCGGCAGGCCGCGCAACCTCGTAAACTGA
- a CDS encoding RNA recognition motif domain-containing protein, translating into MKSIYVGNIAFDTTSDQLRELFSTHGEVKSVKLVSDRYTGKPRGFAFVEMDDEAVETAVNAMDGVEFEGRNLKVNLAKPRGVWRMRRPRH; encoded by the coding sequence ATGAAATCAATCTATGTGGGTAACATTGCTTTTGACACAACATCTGACCAGTTGCGTGAACTGTTTTCAACACATGGCGAGGTCAAGTCAGTCAAGCTGGTGAGTGATCGCTACACGGGCAAGCCGCGCGGGTTCGCTTTTGTGGAAATGGATGACGAGGCCGTTGAAACTGCGGTCAACGCCATGGACGGAGTAGAGTTCGAGGGGCGCAATCTCAAGGTAAACCTGGCCAAGCCCAGAGGGGTCTGGCGAATGCGACGTCCCAGGCACTAG
- a CDS encoding secondary thiamine-phosphate synthase enzyme YjbQ, which produces MIFQTCFTVDTPGRGSLPIVRQINARLAESGISTGMCLIFVHHTSASLMLCENADPEVRSDLERFMQRLAPDGDPLFHHVDEGPDDMPAHVRSMLTGNALTVPVSGGHCDLGVWQGVYLWEHRTSAHRRKVSVTLCGE; this is translated from the coding sequence ATGATCTTTCAGACGTGTTTCACGGTCGATACACCGGGGCGGGGCAGCCTGCCAATTGTTAGGCAAATCAATGCCAGACTGGCCGAATCCGGCATTTCAACCGGCATGTGCCTGATTTTTGTGCACCATACCAGTGCTTCACTGATGTTATGTGAAAATGCCGATCCGGAGGTCAGATCAGATCTCGAGCGCTTTATGCAACGACTGGCACCGGATGGTGACCCTTTGTTCCATCACGTTGACGAAGGCCCTGACGATATGCCGGCGCACGTACGCAGTATGCTGACGGGTAACGCTCTGACGGTGCCGGTATCGGGAGGGCATTGCGATCTTGGCGTCTGGCAAGGTGTTTATCTCTGGGAACACCGGACATCCGCGCACCGGCGCAAGGTCAGTGTGACCCTCTGCGGAGAGTAG
- the typA gene encoding translational GTPase TypA, with product MIERLRNIAIIAHVDHGKTTLVDQMLSQSGTLGDRAATPERVMDSNDLERERGITILSKNTAIEWNDYHINIVDTPGHADFGGEVERVLSMVDSVLLLVDAVEGPMPQTRFVTQKALERGLKPIVVINKIDRPGSRPDWVLDQTFDLFDRLGATDEQLDFSVVYASGLQGFAGLEADMHEGNMTPLFEVIVNTVPAPDVDTEGPFQMQVSSLDYNSYVGVIGIGRITRGRVKTNTPVTVVDREGKQRNARILQINGFLGLERVEVPEARAGDIIAFTGIDGLGISDTLCDPTCVEALPPLSIDEPTISMTFQVNNSPFCGREGKFVTSRQIRERLDRELVHNVALRVDDTEDPDKFRVSGRGELHLSILIETMRREGYELGVSRPEVIYREVDGVVEEPYEQLTVDVEEQHQGTVMEKLGERGADLRDMAPDGNGRVRMEFIIPSRGLIGFRTEFLTATQGSGLIYNVFAHYAPEKKGTFGQRINGVLIANGAGKALAYALFNLQERGRLFVEHAEPVYEGMLVGIHTRDNDLVVNPLKAKQLNNIRAAGTDENLVLTTPIRMTLEQALEFIDDDELVEVTPQNIRLRKKLLLEHERKRAARAS from the coding sequence GTGATCGAACGTCTACGTAATATTGCCATCATCGCCCATGTCGACCATGGAAAAACCACCCTTGTCGACCAGATGCTTTCACAGTCCGGCACACTCGGTGACCGGGCTGCTACACCCGAGCGGGTGATGGATTCAAACGATCTCGAGCGCGAGCGCGGGATCACCATTCTATCCAAAAATACTGCAATCGAATGGAATGACTACCATATCAACATTGTCGATACGCCCGGACACGCGGATTTCGGCGGTGAGGTAGAACGCGTATTGTCGATGGTCGACTCGGTACTGCTGCTGGTCGACGCCGTGGAAGGCCCCATGCCTCAAACCCGCTTCGTTACCCAGAAAGCGCTTGAGCGGGGACTCAAACCGATTGTCGTCATCAACAAGATCGATCGCCCGGGGTCACGACCGGACTGGGTGCTTGACCAGACCTTCGACCTGTTCGACCGCCTCGGCGCCACTGATGAGCAACTGGATTTCTCCGTTGTCTATGCCTCCGGCCTGCAGGGATTTGCCGGCCTGGAAGCCGATATGCACGAGGGTAATATGACCCCGCTGTTCGAAGTTATCGTTAACACCGTTCCAGCGCCAGACGTCGATACTGAAGGCCCGTTCCAGATGCAGGTCAGCTCGCTTGATTACAACAGCTATGTTGGCGTCATCGGCATTGGCCGTATCACGCGTGGGCGTGTCAAAACCAACACACCGGTTACGGTTGTCGACCGGGAAGGCAAACAACGTAATGCGCGTATTTTGCAAATCAACGGCTTCCTCGGACTGGAGCGCGTAGAGGTACCTGAAGCGCGCGCCGGAGATATCATTGCCTTTACCGGTATTGACGGTCTCGGCATCTCCGACACACTTTGCGACCCGACCTGCGTGGAAGCCCTGCCGCCACTGAGTATTGATGAACCCACCATCAGTATGACCTTCCAGGTCAACAATTCACCGTTTTGCGGCCGTGAAGGCAAGTTTGTCACGTCACGACAGATTCGCGAACGCCTCGACCGGGAGCTGGTGCACAATGTTGCGCTGCGGGTCGATGATACCGAGGATCCGGACAAGTTCCGCGTCTCTGGTCGTGGTGAACTGCACCTTTCAATCCTGATCGAAACCATGCGCCGCGAAGGCTATGAGCTTGGCGTGTCACGTCCGGAGGTCATCTATCGGGAAGTCGATGGCGTAGTGGAGGAACCCTACGAACAGTTGACCGTCGATGTCGAGGAACAGCACCAGGGTACGGTGATGGAAAAACTCGGCGAGCGCGGCGCCGACCTGCGCGACATGGCCCCTGATGGTAACGGACGGGTACGTATGGAGTTCATCATCCCGTCGCGCGGGCTGATCGGTTTCCGTACCGAATTCCTCACCGCTACCCAGGGCAGCGGCCTGATCTACAATGTTTTCGCCCACTATGCCCCGGAGAAGAAAGGCACCTTCGGCCAGCGCATCAACGGTGTGCTCATCGCCAATGGCGCCGGCAAGGCACTCGCCTACGCATTGTTCAACCTCCAGGAACGCGGCCGTCTGTTTGTCGAACATGCGGAGCCGGTTTACGAAGGCATGCTGGTCGGCATACACACGCGCGATAACGACCTTGTCGTCAACCCGCTGAAGGCCAAACAGCTGAACAACATTCGTGCCGCCGGTACCGATGAGAACCTGGTACTCACGACACCGATTCGCATGACGCTCGAGCAGGCACTTGAGTTCATCGACGATGATGAACTGGTGGAGGTCACCCCCCAGAATATCCGCCTGCGCAAAAAACTGTTACTGGAACACGAGCGCAAGCGTGCGGCACGCGCCAGCTAA
- a CDS encoding protein disulfide oxidoreductase gives MKNPEPASDSKISRKRHWLRYAFEALLFVLALTAIQMYQTREVVEGPAPAFEGVLLDGKAVSLESVHERPLLLHFWASWCPVCNLEQGSIQRISEDYPVLTVSIDDMPADKLLEWMAAKGVSYPVVTDPSGAISRRYGIKGVPASLVIDKDNQIRFSGVGYTTETGLRLRLWWAGQ, from the coding sequence ATGAAAAACCCGGAACCCGCTTCAGATTCAAAAATTTCACGGAAACGGCACTGGCTGCGGTATGCCTTCGAGGCGCTGTTGTTCGTGCTTGCCCTGACGGCGATACAGATGTACCAGACCAGAGAGGTCGTGGAAGGTCCGGCGCCTGCTTTCGAAGGCGTTTTGCTGGATGGAAAGGCTGTTTCTCTGGAGTCTGTGCATGAGCGTCCCCTGTTATTGCACTTCTGGGCCAGCTGGTGCCCGGTATGCAATCTTGAGCAGGGGAGTATTCAGCGCATCTCGGAAGATTACCCGGTGTTAACCGTTTCGATCGATGACATGCCAGCGGATAAGTTGCTTGAGTGGATGGCCGCAAAGGGCGTCAGTTACCCGGTTGTGACCGATCCGTCTGGCGCAATAAGCCGGCGCTATGGCATCAAGGGCGTTCCGGCCAGTCTTGTTATAGACAAGGACAACCAGATCCGGTTTTCCGGGGTGGGGTATACCACGGAAACCGGTTTAAGGTTACGCCTCTGGTGGGCCGGGCAGTAA
- a CDS encoding YihY/virulence factor BrkB family protein has product MTNRLFHFYSRFTDGLWRQDLREMERTKRWVILPVRMLVVVLRQLLGGQLNLRAMSLVYTTLLSTVPLLAVSFSVLKGFGVHNQLEPILANVLAPLGPRGAEISSNVIGFVENIKAGVLGSLGLVFLLYTVVSLTQKIESSFNYVWQVDRLRGMAQRFSSYLSVILIGPVLMFAAVGLTATITSHSAVQSLMGVEPIGRILVLTGKLIPYLLVIVTFSFIYLFIPNTRVKMVPALVGGVVAGVLWQTSGWIFAAFVATSPNYAAIYSGFAILVLLLIWLYLSWLILLLGAQVAFYVQYPQYLTREPVKLQLSNRLQERLALQVMYMVAAHHFNNREPWTLDALVQYLGLPMQPVHKVLRLMLESGFLSETCDDEPAYLPRRDIDTILVSQLYDAVRSAGENRLLTISTLPGESHVEQLLVAVNTAAHEAMGDRTLKDLVGDKSLTSG; this is encoded by the coding sequence ATGACCAACCGGCTATTTCATTTTTACTCGCGTTTTACGGACGGGTTATGGCGTCAAGACCTGCGTGAAATGGAACGCACGAAACGCTGGGTCATACTCCCTGTTCGTATGTTGGTTGTCGTGTTGCGTCAGTTACTCGGAGGTCAGTTGAATCTCAGGGCAATGAGTCTCGTGTACACGACGTTGTTGTCGACCGTGCCACTCCTGGCCGTCAGTTTTTCTGTGCTCAAAGGTTTTGGTGTACACAACCAACTCGAACCCATACTGGCGAATGTTCTTGCGCCATTGGGTCCGCGTGGAGCAGAAATATCCAGCAACGTCATTGGTTTTGTAGAGAATATCAAGGCAGGTGTGCTGGGTTCGCTGGGGTTGGTATTTCTTCTCTATACCGTTGTTTCTCTTACGCAAAAAATCGAATCATCATTTAATTATGTGTGGCAGGTTGACCGTTTGCGAGGTATGGCGCAGCGCTTTTCCAGCTATCTCAGTGTCATTCTGATCGGGCCTGTGCTGATGTTTGCAGCGGTAGGGCTGACCGCGACAATCACCAGTCACAGTGCAGTGCAAAGCCTGATGGGCGTGGAGCCGATTGGTCGTATACTGGTACTGACCGGCAAACTGATTCCCTACTTGCTGGTCATTGTGACATTCAGTTTTATCTACCTGTTTATACCCAATACGCGGGTGAAAATGGTGCCTGCCCTGGTTGGTGGCGTGGTTGCGGGCGTGTTATGGCAAACCAGTGGCTGGATATTTGCTGCATTCGTGGCAACCTCGCCAAATTATGCGGCGATTTATTCGGGTTTTGCCATCCTGGTGTTATTGCTTATCTGGCTGTACCTGAGCTGGCTTATTCTTTTATTGGGTGCCCAGGTCGCGTTTTATGTGCAGTATCCCCAGTACCTGACGCGCGAACCGGTAAAATTACAGCTGAGTAACCGCCTGCAGGAACGACTCGCTCTGCAGGTGATGTATATGGTTGCGGCACACCATTTCAACAACCGGGAGCCATGGACGCTTGATGCGCTTGTGCAGTATCTGGGGTTGCCTATGCAGCCGGTACACAAAGTATTGCGGTTAATGCTGGAAAGCGGATTTCTGTCAGAAACCTGTGATGATGAACCGGCCTACCTGCCGCGGCGTGATATCGACACCATCCTGGTGTCGCAATTATATGATGCGGTACGAAGTGCAGGAGAGAACCGTTTGTTGACCATCAGTACCCTGCCCGGCGAGAGCCATGTTGAGCAACTCCTGGTGGCGGTGAACACGGCTGCTCACGAAGCGATGGGAGACCGCACACTGAAAGACCTGGTAGGTGACAAGAGTCTAACGAGCGGCTAG